From Amycolatopsis sp. cg9, one genomic window encodes:
- a CDS encoding beta-glucosidase: protein MTSQPTTAPEPWRDATADPGERVRALMARMSLREKLAQLYGVWVGIDSGGEMAPHQHDFVDASVDFDDLVRHGIGQLTRVFGTRPVDPLIGAHSLARTQRQIVSSSRFGIPAVVHEECLTGLAAWQATIYPAPLSWGATFDPDLIRRMGERIGLTMRGLGVHQGLAPVLDVARDLRWGRVEETIGEDPYLVGTIGSAYVAGLESAGIVATLKHFVGYSASRAGRNLAPVSAGPREIADVLLPPFELALRAGARSVMNTYTDVDGVPGAADRALLTDLLRDTYGFTGTVVSDYFSVAFLHRLHGVAAGRGDAAGQALTAGIDVELPTMDCYGEPLLAAVEGGAVDAAAVDRALERVLRQKCELGLLDAGWAPEVPEEIDLDDAPSRALAREVAEKSIVLLHNDGTLPLAPGAKLAVVGPRADAAGAMLGCYSFPLHVGVHHPDVPFGVSVPTVVEALRSSYDVTYALGCPVTGGDDEGIAEAVSACSDASACVVVLGDRAGLFGGGTSGEGCDAPDLRLPGRQEELLDALLDTGKPVVVVLLSGRPYELSRQLPRLAAVVCGFYPGEEGAPALADVLSGRIDPAGRLPVSFPAAGASQPSTYLAAPLARRSEVSTVDPTPLFPFGHGLSYAPVTWLDVSATGSLWPTDGVCRVRVTLRNDHEREASEVVQVYLHDPVAEVARPERQLIAARRVTVAPGATAVLDIGLHADLTSYTGRAGRRQVDPGDVELRVGTSSEQIVATLHCTLTGPRRHVGFDRVLAPEFSS, encoded by the coding sequence TTGACCTCCCAGCCCACCACGGCACCGGAGCCGTGGCGCGACGCCACCGCCGACCCGGGCGAACGCGTCCGCGCCCTGATGGCGCGCATGAGCCTCCGCGAGAAGCTCGCCCAGCTCTACGGCGTCTGGGTCGGCATCGACTCCGGCGGCGAGATGGCCCCGCACCAGCACGACTTCGTCGACGCGTCGGTCGACTTCGACGACCTGGTCCGCCACGGCATCGGCCAGCTGACCCGCGTGTTCGGCACCCGCCCGGTCGACCCGCTGATCGGCGCGCACAGCCTGGCGCGCACCCAGCGGCAGATCGTGTCCAGCAGCCGGTTCGGGATCCCCGCCGTGGTGCACGAAGAATGCCTCACCGGGCTGGCCGCGTGGCAGGCGACGATCTACCCGGCGCCGCTGTCGTGGGGCGCGACGTTCGACCCGGACCTCATCCGCCGCATGGGCGAGCGGATCGGGCTGACCATGCGCGGCCTCGGCGTGCACCAGGGTCTCGCGCCGGTCCTCGACGTCGCCCGCGACCTGCGCTGGGGCCGCGTCGAGGAGACCATCGGCGAGGACCCGTACCTCGTCGGCACGATCGGCAGCGCTTACGTCGCCGGGCTCGAGTCGGCCGGCATCGTCGCGACCCTCAAGCACTTCGTGGGTTACTCCGCCTCGCGCGCCGGGCGCAACCTGGCCCCGGTTTCGGCCGGGCCGCGCGAGATCGCGGACGTCCTGCTCCCGCCGTTCGAGCTGGCGCTGCGCGCGGGCGCCCGCTCGGTGATGAACACCTACACCGACGTCGACGGCGTCCCGGGCGCCGCGGACCGGGCGCTGCTGACCGACCTGCTGCGGGACACCTACGGCTTCACCGGCACGGTCGTGTCGGACTACTTCTCCGTGGCGTTCCTGCACCGGCTGCACGGCGTCGCGGCCGGCCGCGGCGACGCGGCGGGCCAGGCGCTGACCGCGGGCATCGACGTGGAACTGCCCACCATGGACTGCTACGGCGAGCCGCTGCTCGCCGCGGTGGAAGGGGGCGCGGTCGACGCCGCCGCCGTCGACCGCGCCCTCGAACGGGTGCTGCGGCAGAAGTGCGAACTGGGCCTGCTCGACGCCGGTTGGGCGCCCGAGGTGCCGGAGGAGATCGACCTCGACGACGCTCCCTCGCGGGCGCTGGCGCGTGAGGTGGCCGAAAAGTCGATCGTGCTGCTGCACAACGACGGGACGCTCCCGCTGGCGCCCGGCGCGAAACTCGCCGTCGTCGGGCCGCGCGCGGACGCCGCGGGCGCGATGCTCGGCTGCTACTCGTTCCCGCTGCACGTCGGCGTCCACCATCCCGACGTGCCGTTCGGCGTCTCGGTGCCGACGGTGGTCGAAGCGCTGCGGTCGTCCTACGACGTCACCTACGCCCTCGGCTGCCCGGTCACCGGCGGGGACGACGAAGGCATCGCGGAAGCCGTGTCGGCGTGCTCGGACGCGTCGGCGTGCGTGGTCGTGCTGGGCGACCGGGCCGGGCTGTTCGGCGGCGGCACGTCCGGCGAAGGCTGCGACGCACCCGACCTGCGGCTGCCCGGCCGGCAGGAGGAACTGCTGGACGCGCTGCTGGACACCGGCAAGCCGGTGGTCGTCGTGCTGCTTTCGGGCCGGCCGTACGAGCTTTCCCGCCAGCTCCCCCGGCTGGCCGCGGTGGTGTGCGGGTTCTACCCCGGCGAGGAGGGCGCGCCCGCGCTGGCGGACGTCCTCAGTGGACGGATCGACCCGGCCGGCCGGCTGCCGGTGAGCTTCCCGGCGGCCGGCGCGAGCCAGCCGTCGACCTACCTGGCGGCGCCGCTCGCCCGGCGCAGCGAGGTCAGCACGGTCGACCCCACTCCCCTCTTCCCGTTCGGCCACGGCCTTTCCTACGCACCGGTGACCTGGCTGGACGTCAGCGCGACGGGCTCGCTCTGGCCGACCGACGGCGTGTGCCGGGTCCGCGTGACGCTGCGCAACGACCACGAGCGCGAGGCGTCCGAAGTCGTCCAGGTGTACCTGCACGACCCGGTCGCCGAAGTCGCGCGGCCCGAACGCCAGCTGATCGCGGCCCGCCGGGTCACGGTGGCCCCGGGCGCGACCGCGGTGCTGGACATCGGGCTGCACGCGGACCTGACGTCCTACACCGGCCGCGCCGGACGGCGCCAGGTCGACCCGGGCGACGTCGAGCTGCGGGTCGGCACCTCGAGCGAGCAGATCGTCGCGACGCTGCACTGCACGCTGACCGGGCCGCGCCGGCACGTCGGCTTCGACCGGGTCCTGGCTCCGGAGTTCTCGTCGTGA
- a CDS encoding extracellular solute-binding protein, which produces MFAKRRIPVLAALAAVVPLALSACSGGTETPAQPSGPVTLTWWHNGTTDPIKSIWEKVVADYHQAHPDVTIKAQPLQNEDFPTKVPLALQGAEPPDVYQSWGAGDLASQITSGKVADITDATKPWITETTGKFGENWQVDGKQYGVPFEQHFVGFWYRKDLFQQAGITTPPKTMEELNAAVTQLKAKNIAPISVGGKDRWPDAFYFNYFAIRECSADVLKQSVKAVKLEDPCWTKAGQDLKNFLATQPFQTGFAGTPAQQGAGSSAGLVANGKAAMELQGDWEPGTMSALTEDKQLDSKIGWFPFPSVAGGQGDPAAVLGGGDGFACTTRASKACADFLQYLGSEPVQTQLAAQGAGLPVNTVAAKSLKTDTLRAVYDYGTKAPYLQMYFDRAFPTAVGAALNDAVANMFAGQGTPEGIVTAVNQAAAGNK; this is translated from the coding sequence ATGTTCGCAAAACGCCGGATCCCCGTTCTCGCCGCGCTGGCGGCCGTCGTTCCGCTCGCGCTCTCGGCGTGCAGCGGGGGGACCGAAACCCCCGCGCAGCCGAGCGGTCCGGTCACCCTCACCTGGTGGCACAACGGGACGACCGACCCGATCAAGTCGATCTGGGAGAAGGTCGTCGCCGACTACCACCAAGCGCACCCCGACGTCACGATCAAGGCGCAGCCGCTGCAGAACGAGGACTTCCCCACCAAGGTGCCCCTCGCGCTGCAGGGTGCCGAGCCGCCGGACGTCTACCAGTCCTGGGGCGCCGGGGACCTGGCCTCGCAGATCACCTCGGGCAAGGTCGCCGACATCACCGACGCCACGAAGCCGTGGATCACCGAAACCACCGGCAAGTTCGGGGAGAACTGGCAGGTCGACGGCAAGCAGTACGGGGTGCCGTTCGAGCAGCACTTCGTCGGCTTCTGGTACCGCAAGGACCTCTTCCAGCAGGCGGGGATCACCACCCCGCCGAAGACGATGGAGGAGCTGAACGCCGCGGTCACGCAGCTGAAGGCCAAGAACATCGCCCCGATCTCGGTCGGCGGCAAGGACCGCTGGCCCGACGCCTTCTACTTCAACTACTTCGCCATCCGCGAATGCTCGGCCGACGTGCTCAAGCAGTCGGTGAAGGCGGTCAAGCTGGAAGACCCGTGCTGGACGAAGGCCGGCCAGGACCTGAAGAACTTCCTGGCCACGCAGCCGTTCCAGACCGGGTTCGCCGGCACGCCCGCCCAGCAGGGCGCGGGCAGCTCCGCCGGCCTCGTCGCCAACGGCAAGGCCGCCATGGAACTGCAGGGCGACTGGGAGCCCGGCACGATGTCGGCGCTGACCGAGGACAAGCAGCTGGATTCGAAGATCGGCTGGTTCCCGTTCCCGTCCGTGGCCGGCGGCCAGGGCGACCCGGCGGCCGTGCTCGGCGGCGGTGACGGTTTCGCCTGCACCACCCGCGCGTCGAAGGCGTGCGCGGACTTCCTGCAGTACCTGGGCAGCGAGCCGGTGCAGACGCAGCTCGCCGCCCAGGGGGCCGGCCTGCCCGTCAACACCGTCGCCGCGAAGTCGCTGAAGACCGACACGCTGCGGGCCGTCTACGACTACGGCACGAAGGCGCCGTACCTGCAGATGTACTTCGACCGGGCGTTCCCGACCGCGGTCGGCGCCGCGCTGAACGACGCGGTGGCCAACATGTTCGCCGGTCAGGGCACCCCCGAAGGCATCGTGACCGCCGTCAACCAGGCCGCGGCGGGTAACAAGTGA
- a CDS encoding SGNH/GDSL hydrolase family protein → MRRTSLIAVLALLTALFVGASGRPPSSHWVATWTSMPQLTEPSNLPPAPYTGADRVLDNASLRQTAHVTAGGPRIRLRFSNAFGGAPLPLSAVTVARPVAGAAGVSSVVPGSVAPVTFHGKASTVVPVGAQVVSDPLPFPVRPFENIAVTTYLAQGQASLSITSHPGSRTTSYLVPGDQVAAVDLPGATPVDHWYFLSGVEVLAPASAVAVIGDSLSDGRGSTTNGNDRWPDVLASRVPVAVLNQAAGGNRVLQDGLGPNVLARLDRDLLAQSGVSWAIVFEGVNDIGTATPAAAADVAAQLIDAYDQILVRAHAAGIEVYGATLTPFGGNTGYDAPEREAARQRVNAWIREPGHFDAVLDFDRVARDPSAPARLLPAYDVGDHLHLNPAGYRALGSSVPAHLFRNG, encoded by the coding sequence GTGAGACGCACCTCGCTGATCGCGGTGCTGGCGCTGCTGACCGCGTTGTTCGTGGGCGCCTCGGGCCGCCCGCCGTCCTCGCACTGGGTGGCGACGTGGACGTCGATGCCGCAGCTGACCGAGCCGTCGAACCTGCCGCCGGCGCCGTACACGGGCGCGGACCGGGTGCTGGACAACGCTTCCCTGCGGCAGACAGCGCACGTCACCGCGGGCGGCCCCCGCATCCGCCTGCGGTTCTCGAACGCCTTCGGCGGCGCGCCCTTGCCGCTTTCGGCGGTCACGGTGGCGCGGCCGGTCGCGGGTGCGGCCGGGGTCTCGTCGGTCGTCCCGGGCAGCGTGGCGCCGGTGACGTTCCACGGCAAGGCGTCCACGGTCGTCCCGGTGGGCGCCCAGGTGGTCTCGGACCCGCTCCCCTTCCCGGTCCGGCCCTTCGAGAACATCGCCGTGACCACGTACCTGGCGCAGGGCCAGGCGTCCCTCTCGATCACCTCGCACCCGGGCTCGCGCACGACGTCGTACCTGGTGCCCGGCGACCAGGTGGCCGCTGTCGACCTGCCGGGCGCAACTCCCGTGGACCACTGGTACTTCCTGAGCGGCGTCGAGGTGCTGGCCCCGGCTTCGGCGGTGGCGGTGATCGGCGACTCGCTGTCCGACGGCCGCGGCTCGACGACGAACGGCAACGACCGCTGGCCGGACGTGCTGGCCTCGCGTGTGCCGGTGGCAGTGCTCAACCAGGCCGCGGGCGGCAACCGCGTCCTGCAGGACGGGCTCGGCCCGAACGTGCTGGCCCGCCTGGACCGCGACCTGCTCGCCCAGAGCGGCGTGTCGTGGGCGATCGTGTTCGAAGGCGTGAACGACATCGGCACGGCCACCCCGGCCGCCGCCGCGGACGTGGCCGCGCAGCTGATCGACGCTTACGACCAGATCCTGGTCCGCGCCCACGCCGCCGGCATCGAGGTGTACGGCGCGACGCTCACCCCGTTCGGCGGCAACACGGGTTACGACGCCCCGGAACGCGAGGCGGCGCGGCAGCGGGTGAACGCGTGGATCCGCGAGCCGGGCCATTTCGACGCGGTCCTCGACTTCGACCGCGTGGCCCGCGACCCGTCCGCGCCGGCGCGGCTGCTGCCGGCCTACGACGTCGGTGACCACCTGCACCTCAACCCGGCCGGATATCGCGCATTGGGTTCGAGCGTCCCCGCGCACCTTTTCCGGAACGGGTGA
- a CDS encoding carbohydrate ABC transporter permease: MTTATTPVRTAARPSVPAVGARRRRSGLRKRLELALLLGPALLLFAGFVLVPIGIAAFYSLFKWNGFGPLDEFIGFDNYVDAFSGTVFQSAIVHNLIIAGLSIVVQLPLSIGLAMLLNRKLRGRAVLRALVFAPYVLSEAITAVIWVLMLQPNGFADQVLKGAGLGGLVHQWLADPGIVLYTLFAVITWKYIGFGIILLLAGLQGVPAELREAAALDGASAWQTTRHVVLPLLGPTIRIWIFLSVIGSLQLFDVVWIMTTGGPANASTTMATYLVDHGFKRYEFGFGSAVAVILFVICFVFALLYQRFALRRDTQGALTRMVG; this comes from the coding sequence GTGACCACGGCGACGACCCCGGTGCGGACGGCGGCGCGGCCGTCCGTACCGGCGGTCGGCGCCCGGCGGCGGCGGTCCGGCCTGCGGAAGCGGCTCGAGCTGGCGCTGCTCCTCGGTCCGGCGTTGCTGCTGTTCGCCGGGTTCGTCCTGGTGCCGATCGGGATCGCCGCGTTCTACAGCCTGTTCAAGTGGAACGGGTTCGGCCCGCTCGACGAGTTCATCGGTTTCGACAACTACGTCGACGCCTTTTCCGGGACCGTGTTCCAGAGCGCCATCGTGCACAACCTGATCATCGCGGGACTGTCGATCGTGGTGCAGCTGCCGCTGTCGATCGGGCTGGCGATGCTGCTCAACCGGAAGCTGCGGGGCCGCGCGGTGCTGCGCGCGCTGGTGTTCGCGCCGTACGTGCTTTCCGAGGCGATCACCGCGGTGATCTGGGTGCTGATGCTGCAGCCCAACGGGTTCGCCGACCAGGTGCTCAAGGGAGCCGGACTCGGCGGGCTGGTCCACCAGTGGCTGGCCGACCCGGGCATCGTGCTCTACACGCTGTTCGCGGTGATCACCTGGAAGTACATCGGGTTCGGCATCATCCTGCTGCTGGCCGGCCTGCAGGGCGTGCCGGCCGAGCTGCGCGAAGCCGCCGCGCTCGACGGCGCGTCGGCCTGGCAGACCACCCGTCACGTCGTGCTGCCGCTGCTCGGGCCGACCATCCGGATCTGGATCTTCCTGTCGGTGATCGGCTCACTGCAGCTGTTCGACGTCGTCTGGATCATGACGACGGGCGGCCCGGCGAACGCGTCGACGACGATGGCGACCTACCTGGTCGACCACGGCTTCAAGCGCTACGAGTTCGGGTTCGGCTCCGCCGTGGCGGTGATCCTGTTCGTCATCTGCTTCGTGTTCGCCCTGCTGTACCAGCGGTTCGCGCTCCGCCGCGACACCCAGGGCGCCCTGACGAGGATGGTGGGCTGA
- a CDS encoding carbohydrate ABC transporter permease, whose protein sequence is MRSRRFGLSVGYLAAIVVLGVTVVPLLFVVLGGFRSNAQLNNDPAGLPGPWISDNYASVLSSGSFWTFLGNSALIAVIATGVAVGLGSMAGYALSRYQFKGREGLYTLFTLGLLFPLTVATLPLYLWLRQLGMLESFWGVAIPEAAFSLPVTIVILRPFMHAIPGEIEDAAVLDGASRLGFFWRILLPLSTPALTTVAVLAFVTSWNAYLLPLLVFNDSAHFTLPLGVATFQSQYSQDTARVLAFTALSMIPALAFFVLAERRIVGGLTGSVKG, encoded by the coding sequence ATGCGGTCACGCCGGTTCGGCCTGTCGGTCGGCTACCTCGCGGCGATCGTCGTGCTCGGGGTGACCGTCGTGCCGCTGCTGTTCGTCGTGCTCGGCGGGTTCCGCAGCAACGCCCAGCTCAACAACGACCCGGCCGGGCTGCCCGGCCCGTGGATCTCGGACAACTACGCCTCGGTCCTCTCCTCGGGCTCGTTCTGGACGTTCCTCGGCAACAGCGCGCTGATCGCGGTGATCGCGACCGGGGTCGCCGTGGGACTGGGGTCGATGGCCGGGTACGCGCTGTCGCGGTACCAGTTCAAGGGCCGCGAAGGGTTGTACACCCTGTTCACGCTCGGCCTGCTGTTCCCGCTGACCGTGGCGACGCTGCCGTTGTACCTGTGGCTGCGCCAGCTGGGCATGCTCGAGAGCTTCTGGGGCGTGGCGATCCCGGAAGCGGCGTTCTCGCTGCCGGTGACGATCGTGATCCTGCGCCCGTTCATGCACGCGATCCCCGGCGAGATCGAGGACGCGGCCGTGCTCGACGGCGCGAGCCGGCTCGGCTTCTTCTGGCGCATCCTGCTCCCGCTCTCGACCCCGGCCCTCACCACGGTCGCCGTCCTGGCCTTCGTCACCAGCTGGAACGCCTACCTGCTGCCGCTGCTCGTGTTCAACGACTCCGCGCACTTCACGCTTCCGCTCGGCGTCGCGACGTTCCAGTCCCAGTACTCCCAGGACACCGCCCGCGTGCTCGCGTTCACCGCGCTGTCGATGATCCCGGCGCTCGCGTTCTTCGTGCTCGCCGAACGGCGCATCGTCGGCGGGCTGACCGGATCCGTGAAGGGCTGA
- a CDS encoding LacI family DNA-binding transcriptional regulator: MQPSSRVTIRDVAARAGVSVATVSKVINERYGVSATTLARVRAVIEELGYEASLVAQSLRNHRTNVIGILVADLEPFSTELLKGAADAIRGSGFELVVYSAGGRTGDPAGWEKRYLSRLSGTLVDGAVLVTPAVSLEAVPGTPVVAVDPHTGPSHLPTIDSDNLRGAQLATEHLLELGHRRIAFLAGRPDLESASLRKAGYLRALEAAGVPADEHLIRVGAYDPDVSAASAHDLLTGPDRPTAVFAANDISAIATVGAARELGLSVPDDLSVVGFDNVPESALCSPPLTTVDQPIREMGHRAISMLIALINGDEVERTHVTLDTGLVVRHSTRALSPELPS; the protein is encoded by the coding sequence ATGCAGCCCAGCTCGAGGGTGACCATCCGTGACGTCGCGGCGCGTGCCGGTGTCTCGGTGGCCACGGTTTCCAAAGTGATCAACGAGCGCTACGGCGTTTCCGCCACGACGCTCGCCCGGGTCCGCGCGGTCATCGAAGAACTCGGCTACGAGGCCAGCCTCGTGGCGCAGAGCCTGAGAAACCACCGGACCAACGTCATCGGCATCCTGGTCGCCGACCTGGAACCGTTCTCGACCGAGCTGCTCAAGGGAGCCGCGGACGCCATCCGCGGCAGCGGTTTCGAGCTCGTCGTCTACTCCGCGGGCGGGCGCACCGGCGACCCGGCCGGCTGGGAGAAGCGCTACCTCTCGCGCCTGTCCGGCACCCTCGTCGACGGCGCCGTGCTGGTCACGCCCGCCGTCTCGCTCGAAGCCGTACCCGGCACGCCGGTCGTCGCCGTCGACCCGCACACCGGCCCGTCGCACCTGCCGACCATCGACTCCGACAACCTCCGCGGCGCGCAGCTGGCCACCGAGCACCTCCTGGAGCTGGGCCACCGGCGGATCGCGTTCCTCGCCGGACGGCCCGACCTCGAATCGGCGTCGCTGCGCAAGGCCGGCTACCTGCGGGCCCTGGAGGCCGCGGGCGTGCCGGCCGACGAGCACCTGATCCGGGTCGGCGCCTACGACCCGGACGTCTCCGCGGCCTCGGCCCACGACCTGCTGACCGGCCCGGACCGCCCGACCGCGGTGTTCGCCGCGAACGACATCTCGGCCATCGCGACCGTGGGCGCCGCCCGCGAGCTCGGGCTTTCGGTGCCGGACGACCTTTCGGTCGTGGGCTTCGACAACGTTCCCGAGTCCGCGCTCTGCAGCCCGCCACTGACCACTGTGGACCAGCCGATCCGCGAGATGGGCCACCGGGCGATCAGCATGCTCATCGCGCTGATCAACGGCGACGAGGTCGAGCGCACCCACGTCACCCTCGACACCGGTCTCGTGGTGCGGCACTCCACCCGGGCCCTCTCTCCTGAACTCCCCTCCTGA
- a CDS encoding Asp23/Gls24 family envelope stress response protein, translating to MSDVINSIFGRPKNENPSSGGYAYGTVEPEPVVAEAAADSAEDTDSAPEPEAAAETAEVETDDSDTDTDTDTDTDTDTDTDTDEDVADSEEDSADDEAEDDDTDPNAMAEDDTETDTDSTEEETATEDDAVADETDAVAAEDDAEPAAEVVTGTEPVAEAEPVAEDEPAAAAVVAEAESVVAEAAPAEVRPAAGTRGSTTVADGVVAKIVTRVAAKAEGVHSVAEDGITIELADEVAWITIPLVIDFGHAVKALGEQIRVAVIDAVEQYLGLDVEVVDVHVTDIHFPEAD from the coding sequence ATGTCCGACGTCATCAACAGCATCTTCGGCCGCCCCAAGAACGAAAACCCCAGCTCCGGCGGGTACGCCTACGGCACCGTCGAACCCGAACCCGTGGTCGCCGAGGCCGCGGCCGACAGCGCCGAGGACACGGATTCCGCACCCGAGCCCGAAGCGGCCGCGGAAACCGCCGAAGTCGAGACCGACGACAGCGACACCGACACCGACACCGACACCGACACCGACACCGACACCGACACCGACACCGACGAGGATGTGGCGGACTCCGAAGAGGACAGCGCCGACGACGAAGCCGAAGACGACGACACGGACCCGAACGCCATGGCCGAGGACGACACCGAGACGGACACCGACTCCACCGAAGAGGAGACGGCCACCGAGGACGACGCCGTCGCCGACGAGACCGACGCCGTCGCAGCCGAAGACGACGCCGAGCCGGCGGCCGAGGTGGTCACCGGGACCGAGCCGGTCGCGGAAGCCGAGCCGGTCGCCGAGGACGAGCCGGCCGCCGCGGCGGTCGTCGCCGAAGCCGAGTCCGTGGTCGCCGAGGCGGCGCCGGCCGAAGTCCGGCCCGCCGCCGGCACCCGCGGCAGCACCACGGTGGCCGACGGGGTGGTCGCGAAGATCGTCACCCGCGTCGCCGCGAAGGCCGAAGGCGTGCACAGCGTCGCTGAGGACGGCATCACCATCGAACTCGCCGACGAGGTCGCCTGGATCACCATCCCGCTGGTGATCGACTTCGGCCACGCGGTCAAGGCGCTCGGCGAGCAGATCCGGGTCGCCGTGATCGACGCCGTCGAGCAGTACCTGGGTCTCGACGTCGAGGTCGTGGACGTCCACGTCACCGACATCCACTTCCCGGAAGCGGACTGA